One Campylobacter sputorum genomic window, TAGATAAAAAAGAGTTAAAAGAGATAGAAAACGCTCTTATAAAATATCTAAAACCTTTAAATTATCTTACTCATTTATCGTTTTATGATGAAGGGCAAAAAAGCTCTGAGCTTAAATTTAAAGAGGTTAGTCATAAGGTTTATTATGAAGGTAATAGACTTAAGTTTAATCTAATTTTAAATATAAATTTAGATATAAAATTTAGTAGAGTTTTGGTATTAAATATCCATGATAAAATGGGATATTTTAATTTTAAAATTTCGCATTTAGATTCATTTGAGCTTTATGATAATGTATTTTTAGTAGATAATGTAAATTTAAATACTGTGTATTATGAGATGACTTCACAAAAAAAAGCCATTATCCATGCCCAAAAACCAACTCTTAACTCACTGTTAGATAAAAGTGCTAATAAATATCATGAAATCGATAAGATTGATATGCAAAAAATAAGTGAATTAAATAAAATTAGTATTAGTTTTTTAGATGATTTAAAAGATTTATTGAAGCAAAATAAAGAGCATTTTTCGATTTTTACTATGAGTGCTATTTTACTTTTTTCTTTTATATATGGTTTTTTCCATGCTGCTGGACCAGGACATGGCAAAATGCTAACAAGCGCTTATTTTACTGCAAATGGCGGTAGTCATATAAAAGCACTAAATTTCTCTTTAAAAGTAGGTTTTTTGCATGTTGTTGGAGCATTTTTACTTGTGTTTCTTATGTTTTTTATCTTATCTAAATTTAGTATGATTTATACAAAAAATATATCTTCTATAACTACTAAAATTTCTGCTATAATGATAATTTGTATTGCGGTTTATATGCTTTATAAAAAATTAAAGAGTTTAAAAAAACAAAAGCCAAAATTCAAATGGCATCAAAAAGGTTGTGGTTGTATGGCTTGCAAATCTTTACAAATGCAGCCAAAAACATATTCAGAGTGGCTTGTAGCTGCTTGTGCGGCACTTGTTCCTTGTCCTGGGACTGTGCTTGTTTTTATACTTGCCTTTGAACTAGGAAGCTATTTTGTGGCTATTGCAAGTGCTGTTTTTATGGCACTTGGAATGAGTAGTGTAATATTTATCTCTGCTATTTTTGGTTCTGGGGTAAATGCGTTTGCTAAATTTAAAAATTTAAAAATTTATGCTGAGCTTTTGGCAATTTTTATCATGTTATTTTTTGGAGTTTTTATGCTGTATATTTCAAATAAGATAAGTGTATTGTGATGAATGACATTAGGATAGAAAATTTAAGTTTTTCTTATGATGAGCAAATAGTATTGCAAGATATAAACCTAACATATGATATAAAAGATTTTTTAGTAATTATTGGTCCAAATGGCGGTGGCAAAACAACTCTTTTAAAACTAATGCTTGGACTTTTAAAACCTAGTATGGGAGAAATCAGAATTTTTGATAAATTTCCAAAAGATATAACAAAAGATATCGGATATGTACCTCAAACTTTTCTTATGAATTTAAATTTTCCAATGCGTGTTATAGATGTCGTATTGATGGGTGTTATAGATAAAAAAATATTTGGATTTTATACAAAAGAACAAAAAAATCTTGCTATAAAAGCACTTGAAAAAGTATCTATGGATAAGTTTAGTTTTACTAAGATAGGCGATTTGAGTGTTGGGCAAAGGCAAAGAGTTTATATAGCAAGAGCTCTTTGTGCGAAAGCTAAAATTTTAATGCTAGATGAACCAACTGCTAGTATAGATACAAAAGGACAAACGGATATTTATGAGCTTTTAAAAGACATAAACTCAAATGGAATTGGTGTGATTTTAATAAGCCATGATTTAAATTTAGCCCTTTCTTATGCTTCACAAGTTGCTTATGTGAGTAAAAATTTATATCTTCATGATATACCTTTAGAATTTTCTAAACAAGAGCTTATATCACATTTAACTAAAAATCATCAGCATTTTTGCGATGTTGAGTTGGCTTTAAATAGTTGCGGTTGTGATTTTCATACAAAAGAGGGATAATGGTAGAAATTTTAAATATGAGCTTTGTTCAAAACGCCATTATGGCTGGACTTTTAGTAAGCATTGCGTGTGGGATAATAGGCTCTTTGATTGTTGTAAATAATATGTCTTTTATAGCAGGTGGAATTGCACATGGGGCATATGGTGGCATAGGACTTGCATTTTTTTTCTCTCTTGAACCGCTTTTGGGAGCCGGGTTTTTTTCTTTATTATTAGCCATAATCATAGCTACAATTACCCTAAAAGATAGTGGCAAAATAGACTCAGTCATAGGTGCCATATGGGCATTTGGTATGGCTATTGGTATCATTTTTATAGATTTAACTCCAGGATATAATACTGATTTAATGAGTTACCTTTTTGGTTCTATTTTGGCAGTTAGCAACTATGATCTTGTTTTTATTGGTGTTATAAATTTGGTTTGTATAGCTCTTGTTTGTCTGTTTTATAGGCAATTTGGTGCTATAAGTTTTGATAGAGAATTTGCAAAATTAAGAGGCGTTAATGTAAATGTATTTTATTATTTGCTTATTTGCATGATAGCATTATGTATAGTTGCAACTATAAGAGTTGTTGGGCTTATACTCATAATCGCCCTTCTTACTATTCCGCCTTTTATCGCTCAAAATTTTGCAAAAAGGCTTGGAGATATGATGCTTATATCTTCTGTTTTATCGGCTATTTTTTGTATAATTGGATTATTTTTTAGTTTTAAATACAATCTTACAAGCGGAGCTAGTATCATAATTGTAGCATCAATTTGTTTTTTTACTTTTTCTCTTAAGAAGGTAAAGAGTTAAAATCTTTACCATTTTTTTATACTAAAATCTACTTCCAATCATAAATTCAAATGTATTTGTATCATCTCCTGCTTTATCATTGAGAGGTTTTGTAAATATAAGCTGAAGCGGACCAATGGGTGTATTCCATTCTATACCAGCACCTGTGCTATATCTTTTGATTTGATCGATATTGTTACCCTCACCTATCATACCATAATCAAAAAATACCAAACCTCTCATTTTGATTCTATCTATTAAAGGAAAACTTAATTCTACAGAGTTATTAAATGATATTTCGCCACCTATTTCATCTCCATAAATATTTTTAGGAGATACACTTCTTGAATCAAATCCTCTAATTGACCTCATACCTCCTAGATATATTCTTTCGTTAATCGGCAAGTAACCATTATCCCAAGCTTTTTGAAACTCAGATTTGTATCTTAGGATTAAATCATATCCGATATAATCTGCTAACCCTTGATAAATATTAAATTTGGTTCTATTTTTAAAAAATTCAGAATCTCCGCCAGCTCCTGCCACTTCAAGAGAAGTAGAAGCTATGATTCCGTTTCTTGGCAAATAGTAATCATCTGTGTTATCAAAAGATATAGATGGTATAAATGCACTTTTTAAATTTTTACCTGTTTTATAGCCAGTTCTTATAAGGGAATCACTTAGTTTTTTAATGTCGCTTTGCTCTATAACATAAGCCAAAGATACATTTGTATATCTTCCTAGTTGTCTTCCTATAGAAGTTGTAAATCCATATGCATCTTCTTCGTATGTATCCCAATCGTAGTTATTAGCATATACCATGCCGCTTAGGCTATATCTTGAATCAAATAGTCTTGGATTTGTTAAACCTATCCTTCCACTTAGCTCATCATCACTTTTATCTATACCTATAACACCTTTTAATCCTGTTCCAAACACATTCGTATCAGATAAACTTGCACTTAATAGCAAGCCATCACTACTTCCATATCCGATACCGCCGGTAATTGATCCAGTAGGTGCCTCTTTTACATCTACAAGCAAATCTACTTGATTGTCATTTACTCTCTCTTCTTTTATTTGAGCTTCATCAAAATAACTCGTTCTTTTTAGTGCATTCCTAGAATCAAACATATCTTGTCTATTGTATAAATTTCCTTCTGTTAGATAAAGCTCTCTTCTTATAACTTTATCTGCTGTTTTTTCATTTCCAGCGATATGAACATTTCTTATATAAACTTGATTTCCAGGTATAACTTTATAATGTATAGCAACTGTGTGATTATCTTGATTTTTATCTGTTTGTGGTATAACTCTTACATATGCATATCCTTTGTTTGCGACGGCATCTTCTATTTTTTTAGTATCAAATCTTAATTTTTGAGAATTCATCGTGTCGCCAACTTCAAGCTTAAAATTATCTTTTATTTCATCTGCATCTACGCCCACAAAATCCGGGATTTCTAAAGTAATATCTGAAATTTTATATCTTTCACCCTCTGTTATATAGTATGTAAGTTCTGCTGTGTAGTTATCCATAAATGCATTAAAATATGGCGTTGAAACTGTTGCATCTAGGTAGCCTTTTTTAAAATATTCATCTAGTATTTTTGCAGGATCATTTGCAAGTTCAAAAATTTTAGCACCACCATCATTAAATCCCCACATCCAGCCTAATATCTCTTTTTGTTTATTTGCAACAGCTGGCTCTATATCTGAATAATCAAGTTCTTTTGCGCCAACCAAATTTACATTTTGGATGATTATTTTTTCTCCTCTATTTACTTTCATGGTTACATGAAGACCGCTAGATCCTTCTGCTATTGGCTTTGTATCTACTACTACAACGGTATCAAAAAAACCTTTTACTTCATAAAATTGTCTGATTCTCTCTTTTGCTTTTTCCATACCAAATGTGTCATAAATTTGACCTTGTTTGATTCCTATGAGAGATTCTATAGTTTTTTTATCGTTTGTAACAACACCTTCTATGTCTAGTTTGGCAATACTTGGTCTTTCTTTTACGATAAAAGTTATATGACCATCTTTATTGTCAATATAAATATCATTGAAATAATTTTGCTCAAATAATTTTTTAATAGCCCTATCTGATTTTTGCGGAGTTAGTTCTTCACCTATACCAAGACCTGCTATTTGAGTTGCAACTGTAGGCGATAGTTGAACCAAACCTTCAAAATTTATAGATTTTATTTCTACACCATAAACACAACTATAAGTTGTTAATAAAGCTAAAATAACTTGTTTTTTCATTAAATTTTACCTAAAATACTAGTATTAAAAAGTGATATAATACCATAATAATTTTGTTTTTTTATTAATTTTAAGGAAAAGTATGAGAGTAGGAATTGTTGGACTTGGATTAATAGGTGGTTCTATGGGGTTGTGTTTGAAAAAAACTAAAATAGTTTCAAGCATTGTTGGATATGACATAAATAAGCAAAATGAAGAAGATGCTTTAAATTTAGGTTTAGTTGGCTCCATTATGGATATAGAGGATATGAAAAAAAAATGCGATATCATTTTTTTAGCCGTTCCTGTAGAGGCTATCATAAAAATAACCCAGAGTTTTGGTGACATAGATGAAAATTTAACAATTGTAGAGCTTGGAAGCACAAAAGTTGAAATTTTATCAAATGTTCCAAGAGCTATCAGAAAAAATTTTGTTGCAGCTCATCCAATGTCAGGAACAGAATTTTCTGGACCAATGGCTGCAAAAGATGATTTATTTAAAGATGCTGTGATGGTTCTTTGTGATATGGAGCAAAACTCTGAAATTCATAGAAGAAGAATAGTTGAAATTGCTTCACATATCGGTATGAAAATAGTTTTTATGAGTGCAACTGAACATGACCATCACGCAGCAATTATATCTCACATAACTCATGTTATAAGTTTTTCTTTGGCAAATAGTGTTATGAAAGAAGAAGATATCAAACACATTTTAGCTCTAAGAGGTGGTAGCTTTAGCGATATGATAAGAACAGCAAAAAGCTCTCCTGAAATGTGGAGTGATATATTTAAACAAAATAGCGAAAATATACTTTTTGCTATTAATATGTTTAGAAAAGAGCTTGACATATGTGAAAATTTAATTAAACACAAAAAATGGGATGAGCTTAGAAATTGGATGAGCGAGGCTAGAAAAATAAGGGAAATTCTTTAAATTTAAATTATAAATTTACAAAAAATTTATAGAAATTTAGTTAAAATCAAGACTTAATATATTTTTAAAGGTTTTTAATGGCAAGAAACGGTAGAAGTTTTGGCGGTATAATATTTCTTATAATTTTTGTTATAGTTGGAATTGGTTGTGTTTATCTTCTCAAAACTCCTATGTTTGAAAGAAATTCACCTGAGGTAAAGCTAGATAACAAGATTTATTGGAATTTGAAAAATCCACTTCCTATAGAAGTTAGCGATGATAGTGGTATTAAATTTATAAGAGTTAGTTTAAGTGATGGAACAAAAAGCGTTACTATTGCAAATGAAACTTTTGAAATTCCTCAAAAAAATGCAAAACTTGATATTGTATTTCCTAAAACAGGATTTTTTGCTTCTAAAAATGAATATACATTAGTTGTTGAAGCCGTTGATAAAAGCTATTGGAAACTAACAGGCAATAGCACTATAAAAAAAGCAACCGTTAGCGTTGATACAAAAAGACCAGAAATTTATGTTATCAATCAATCATATTCTATAGCAAAAGGTGGTGCAGCAACTGTAGTATTTAGGGCAAATGATGAACAACTAAAAAGAGTTTATATACAGACTAATTATGGAAAAGAATTTATAGCAACGCCTTTTTATAAAGAAGGGTATTATGCTGCTTTAGTTGCTTGGCCAGTAAGTGAGCAAAACTTTAGTGCTGATGTAGTAGCTGAGGATTATGCCGGAAATATAAGCAAGGCAAGGATTAGATATTTTTTAAAAAATAGAGTTTATAAAGAATCATCAATAGAGCTTAAAGATAATTTTTTAGATGGTAAAATAGAAGATCTTGCAAATATATACGCACAAGATCCTTCTTCTCTTTCTAGGCTTGAGAAATTTAAATTTGTAAATGAGACACTTAGGATAGGTAATGAGGATAAAATAAGAGAAATAACTTCAAAGGTTCCAGATGGAATGTTGGAAAATTTTGATATATCTCCATTTTTTCCTTTAAACAATGGAATGGCTGTAGCTAGTTTCGGTGATCATAGATTTTACTATTATGGTGATAAAAAAAACACAATTAGCGAATCTTGGCATATGGGAATAGATTTTGCTAGCGTGGCACAAGCACAGATAACATCAAATAATCCAAGTCAAGTTGTTTTTGCAAATGAAAATGGGATATATGGATTAAATTTGATTTTATACCATGGTTTTGGTCTATATAGTTTATATGGACACTGCTCAAGTATCAATGTATCACTAGGGGATGTTTTTATAAAAAAACAAAATATTGCAAATACTGGAATTACTGGTCTTGCACTTGGGGACCATCTTCATTTTGGTATGATTGTTCAAGGAATAGAAGTAAGACCTGAAGAGTGGATGGATAAAAAATGGATGAAAGAAAATGTTTATGATATTTTAAATAGTGCTAAAAAAGCTATGGTAGATAAAAAATAATCTGATTTATTAGTAGATATTAAGGATATAGTTTTGAATCAAATTACAATAGGAAAAAGGATAGAGGGTGTTGGTATAGGCTTACATAAAGGTGAGCCTATAAAATTAATCTTAGAACCTCTTGAATCAGACATGGGTGTTGTATTTTATAGAAGTGATTTAGGTATTAGTTTTAAAGCTGAACCAAAAAATGTTATAAATACACAAATGGCAACTGTCCTTGGTTCAAAAGATGGTTATGTTTCAACTATAGAACATTTAATGAGTGCAATTAGTGCTTATGGGATAGACAATATTAGAGTTGTTTTAGATGCAAACGAAGTTCCTGTAATGGATGGCAGTGCTATGGCATTTTGTATGCTTTTAGATGAGGCTGGGATTAGAAAGCTTGATAAAAAGAAGAAAATTTTATCCATAAAAAAGCCAGTTGAAGTTAGAATGGGTAATAAATTTGTAAAAATAGAACCATCTAAAGATTTTAAATTTGATTATACGATTAAATTTGATAATCCTGTTATAGGAACACAAAATTTCGTATTTGATTTTAGTAAAAAAAATTTTATAGAACAGATTGCAAAAGCTAGGACATTTGGATTTTTAAAAGATGTTCAAATGCTAAGATCTAAAAATCTAGCACTTGGTGGAAGTTTAGATAATGCAGTAGTTATAGACGAAAATAGAATTTTAAACCCAGAAGGACTTAGGTTTGAAAATGAGTTTGTAAGGCATAAAATTTTAGATGCTATTGGTGATTTAGCTCTGCTTGGACTTCCAATGATTGGTAAATATACGGCTTATGCTGGAAGTCATGAATTAAACCATAAACTTACGCTAGATATATTAAGCAGTGAAGAAAATTATGAAATTTTAACACTAGATGGCGAGAAATCTGTAGAGTATGCAAAGGCTTTCGCATAAAAAAAGTTGAAATTTTAGTTATTTGCCTTTCATCACCTTTTTTGGTTGGCATATATGAAAATGGGAATTTGATAGATTATTTTAAAAGCGATAAGAAATGCGGTGATTGTTTGCCAGAGATTTTGCAATTAGCTTTAAAAAAATTTGACATAACTCATATTATATATACAAATGGACCAGGTAGTTTTATGGGCATAAAACTAAGTTATATTATTTTAAAAACATTTTGTATCATAAAAGGTATCAAATTTAGTGCTATTAGTGGATTTGATGTAAGCAATAATGGAGTAATAAGAGCAAATAAAAATATGTCTTTTATTTTGCAAAATGGTAAAATAAATATGCAAAAAATCCAAAGTGGCGGGTTTTTTTTGCCAAAAAAACTAAAAGATGTAAAAATTTATGATGATACTTTGCCAAATTATATAATTAGCCCTATTTAAGGATATTTGATTGAAAATTTTAGTTCCAGCAACTAGTGCAAATTTAGGACCAGGTTTTGATACATTAGGACTTGCATTGGAGTTTTTTAATGAAGTAGAAATCAAACCTTTTAAGGTTCAAACTATTTCTATTAGCGGAGAAGGATGCAATAAGTCTTTTTTAAAAAAAAATAATACTTTTGTAAATATTTTTAATGAAATTTTCTTAGAACTTACTGGAAAAAGAGAAAATTTTAAATTTAAATTTAAAAACTATATACCTTTTTCTAGAGGACTTGGAAGTAGTTCTGCAGTTATAGTTTCTGCTATAGCATCTGCTTATAAAATAGCAAATTTTAAAGTAGATAAATATACTATATTAAATAAAGCTTTGGTTTATGAAAACCATCCAGACAATATAACTCCTGCAACTTTTGGCGGTTTTACCTGCTCTATAATAAATAACAATAAAGTGCTTTTTAAAAAATGCGATATAAGTTCAGATATAAAAGCTGTTGTTGTAATACCATCAAAGAGTATGGGCACAAAAGAATCAAGATCAAAACTCCCTAAAAAATATACAACCCTAGAGTGTGTAAACAACATATCTCACGCGTCTTTTTTGACGGCATGTTTTTTTACAAAGCAGTATGATAGTTTGCGTTATGCCTGCAAGGATATGCTTCATGAAGACATTAGAATGAAGGCTTTAGCGGAGCTTTTTGAAGTTAGAAATTTGGCTTATGAAAATGGTGCTATTATGAGCACACTTTCTGGAAGTGGATCTAGTTTTTTAAATATAGTTCATAAAGACGACGCTAATAAATTTAAAAAACTTTTTATAAATAAATTTCCAAATTTTAGAGTTGAGATATTTTCATTTCAAAATGATGGTATTATAATAAATTAAAAAAGCAAAAAAAAAGAAAAACAAAGATATAATAGTGAAAGAGAAAAACAAGTGCTTACAAATTCGAATGTGTGTGGTATGCAAAAATAGATTTCCTCAAAAAGAGCTTTGCAGATACGAAGCTAAAAATCAAGATATAAAGCATTGGAATGGTGTTGGTAGAAGTTTTTATATTTGTGTGGATTGTTTAGAAAAAGATATGAAATTTATAAAAAAACCTCTTAGTAGATATATTAAAAATATACATAAAATAACTGAGCAGGACTTAAAGGAGAAGCTAGTAAATGGCGAGTGTGAAGATTAGTGAAATTGCATTAGAGATTGGTTGTTCTAATGCTGAAATCATAAAAAAAGCTCAAGAAATGGGCTTGACAAGTGTAAAAAAAGCTGATAGTTCAGTAAATGAAAAAGAAGCAGAAGCTATATATATTTATGTTCAAACAGGCGTAATTTCAGATGAGTTATTGGCTAAAAAAGAAAAAAAAGCAGTTGCTAAAAAATCAAAAAAAGATTCCAAAGAAGAAAGTAAGCCAAAGGAGAAAAGTGCATCTAAAACGCAAAAAACCAAAAAAGATGAGATAAAAAAAGAAGAAAATACAAAACCTACACAAGAAGATAAACCAAAAGAAAAAAGTATTCCTCAAAATACACAAAAGCCTATAGAAACGCTAGCTAGTGCGTCTTTACAAAAAAGAAGAGGACTTGTAATAGTAAAAAAGAAAAAAGAAGAAGAACAAGAAGATATAACAAAGATATCAAAAGAGATTTCTAAAACAAAAGAAGAGGCATTAAAATATTTAAATTTAGAAAATGCATTTTCAAATAGCGATGCAAATTTAGATAAAAAGAAAAAAGAAAAAAAGAAAAAAGTTGCAGTTTCAAAAAAAGAATCAGTTCAAAAAGTTGATTTGCTTGGCGAAATGGCTGAAATTGTTTTAGAAGATGAAGATATGGTAATTTTACCAGATCTTACAACAAAAGAATTTACTCCAACTGTAAATCATCAAAATAAAAAACAGACAAATGTTTTAAAGCAGTCTTTT contains:
- the bamA gene encoding outer membrane protein assembly factor BamA; protein product: MKKQVILALLTTYSCVYGVEIKSINFEGLVQLSPTVATQIAGLGIGEELTPQKSDRAIKKLFEQNYFNDIYIDNKDGHITFIVKERPSIAKLDIEGVVTNDKKTIESLIGIKQGQIYDTFGMEKAKERIRQFYEVKGFFDTVVVVDTKPIAEGSSGLHVTMKVNRGEKIIIQNVNLVGAKELDYSDIEPAVANKQKEILGWMWGFNDGGAKIFELANDPAKILDEYFKKGYLDATVSTPYFNAFMDNYTAELTYYITEGERYKISDITLEIPDFVGVDADEIKDNFKLEVGDTMNSQKLRFDTKKIEDAVANKGYAYVRVIPQTDKNQDNHTVAIHYKVIPGNQVYIRNVHIAGNEKTADKVIRRELYLTEGNLYNRQDMFDSRNALKRTSYFDEAQIKEERVNDNQVDLLVDVKEAPTGSITGGIGYGSSDGLLLSASLSDTNVFGTGLKGVIGIDKSDDELSGRIGLTNPRLFDSRYSLSGMVYANNYDWDTYEEDAYGFTTSIGRQLGRYTNVSLAYVIEQSDIKKLSDSLIRTGYKTGKNLKSAFIPSISFDNTDDYYLPRNGIIASTSLEVAGAGGDSEFFKNRTKFNIYQGLADYIGYDLILRYKSEFQKAWDNGYLPINERIYLGGMRSIRGFDSRSVSPKNIYGDEIGGEISFNNSVELSFPLIDRIKMRGLVFFDYGMIGEGNNIDQIKRYSTGAGIEWNTPIGPLQLIFTKPLNDKAGDDTNTFEFMIGSRF
- a CDS encoding M23 family metallopeptidase — encoded protein: MARNGRSFGGIIFLIIFVIVGIGCVYLLKTPMFERNSPEVKLDNKIYWNLKNPLPIEVSDDSGIKFIRVSLSDGTKSVTIANETFEIPQKNAKLDIVFPKTGFFASKNEYTLVVEAVDKSYWKLTGNSTIKKATVSVDTKRPEIYVINQSYSIAKGGAATVVFRANDEQLKRVYIQTNYGKEFIATPFYKEGYYAALVAWPVSEQNFSADVVAEDYAGNISKARIRYFLKNRVYKESSIELKDNFLDGKIEDLANIYAQDPSSLSRLEKFKFVNETLRIGNEDKIREITSKVPDGMLENFDISPFFPLNNGMAVASFGDHRFYYYGDKKNTISESWHMGIDFASVAQAQITSNNPSQVVFANENGIYGLNLILYHGFGLYSLYGHCSSINVSLGDVFIKKQNIANTGITGLALGDHLHFGMIVQGIEVRPEEWMDKKWMKENVYDILNSAKKAMVDKK
- a CDS encoding prephenate dehydrogenase; protein product: MRVGIVGLGLIGGSMGLCLKKTKIVSSIVGYDINKQNEEDALNLGLVGSIMDIEDMKKKCDIIFLAVPVEAIIKITQSFGDIDENLTIVELGSTKVEILSNVPRAIRKNFVAAHPMSGTEFSGPMAAKDDLFKDAVMVLCDMEQNSEIHRRRIVEIASHIGMKIVFMSATEHDHHAAIISHITHVISFSLANSVMKEEDIKHILALRGGSFSDMIRTAKSSPEMWSDIFKQNSENILFAINMFRKELDICENLIKHKKWDELRNWMSEARKIREIL
- a CDS encoding metal ABC transporter permease; this encodes MVEILNMSFVQNAIMAGLLVSIACGIIGSLIVVNNMSFIAGGIAHGAYGGIGLAFFFSLEPLLGAGFFSLLLAIIIATITLKDSGKIDSVIGAIWAFGMAIGIIFIDLTPGYNTDLMSYLFGSILAVSNYDLVFIGVINLVCIALVCLFYRQFGAISFDREFAKLRGVNVNVFYYLLICMIALCIVATIRVVGLILIIALLTIPPFIAQNFAKRLGDMMLISSVLSAIFCIIGLFFSFKYNLTSGASIIIVASICFFTFSLKKVKS
- a CDS encoding DUF448 domain-containing protein gives rise to the protein MKEKNKCLQIRMCVVCKNRFPQKELCRYEAKNQDIKHWNGVGRSFYICVDCLEKDMKFIKKPLSRYIKNIHKITEQDLKEKLVNGECED
- the lpxC gene encoding UDP-3-O-acyl-N-acetylglucosamine deacetylase — encoded protein: MNQITIGKRIEGVGIGLHKGEPIKLILEPLESDMGVVFYRSDLGISFKAEPKNVINTQMATVLGSKDGYVSTIEHLMSAISAYGIDNIRVVLDANEVPVMDGSAMAFCMLLDEAGIRKLDKKKKILSIKKPVEVRMGNKFVKIEPSKDFKFDYTIKFDNPVIGTQNFVFDFSKKNFIEQIAKARTFGFLKDVQMLRSKNLALGGSLDNAVVIDENRILNPEGLRFENEFVRHKILDAIGDLALLGLPMIGKYTAYAGSHELNHKLTLDILSSEENYEILTLDGEKSVEYAKAFA
- a CDS encoding glycoprotease is translated as MIDYFKSDKKCGDCLPEILQLALKKFDITHIIYTNGPGSFMGIKLSYIILKTFCIIKGIKFSAISGFDVSNNGVIRANKNMSFILQNGKINMQKIQSGGFFLPKKLKDVKIYDDTLPNYIISPI
- the thrB gene encoding homoserine kinase, whose translation is MKILVPATSANLGPGFDTLGLALEFFNEVEIKPFKVQTISISGEGCNKSFLKKNNTFVNIFNEIFLELTGKRENFKFKFKNYIPFSRGLGSSSAVIVSAIASAYKIANFKVDKYTILNKALVYENHPDNITPATFGGFTCSIINNNKVLFKKCDISSDIKAVVVIPSKSMGTKESRSKLPKKYTTLECVNNISHASFLTACFFTKQYDSLRYACKDMLHEDIRMKALAELFEVRNLAYENGAIMSTLSGSGSSFLNIVHKDDANKFKKLFINKFPNFRVEIFSFQNDGIIIN
- a CDS encoding metal ABC transporter ATP-binding protein is translated as MNDIRIENLSFSYDEQIVLQDINLTYDIKDFLVIIGPNGGGKTTLLKLMLGLLKPSMGEIRIFDKFPKDITKDIGYVPQTFLMNLNFPMRVIDVVLMGVIDKKIFGFYTKEQKNLAIKALEKVSMDKFSFTKIGDLSVGQRQRVYIARALCAKAKILMLDEPTASIDTKGQTDIYELLKDINSNGIGVILISHDLNLALSYASQVAYVSKNLYLHDIPLEFSKQELISHLTKNHQHFCDVELALNSCGCDFHTKEG
- a CDS encoding DUF1007 family protein, which codes for MIKKFFYTLLLLNVFNISAFGCALCALYTPTAHIEVKFKTKKDIIENLELIWTFSENFSDLTKYDYDINSDLKLDKKELKEIENALIKYLKPLNYLTHLSFYDEGQKSSELKFKEVSHKVYYEGNRLKFNLILNINLDIKFSRVLVLNIHDKMGYFNFKISHLDSFELYDNVFLVDNVNLNTVYYEMTSQKKAIIHAQKPTLNSLLDKSANKYHEIDKIDMQKISELNKISISFLDDLKDLLKQNKEHFSIFTMSAILLFSFIYGFFHAAGPGHGKMLTSAYFTANGGSHIKALNFSLKVGFLHVVGAFLLVFLMFFILSKFSMIYTKNISSITTKISAIMIICIAVYMLYKKLKSLKKQKPKFKWHQKGCGCMACKSLQMQPKTYSEWLVAACAALVPCPGTVLVFILAFELGSYFVAIASAVFMALGMSSVIFISAIFGSGVNAFAKFKNLKIYAELLAIFIMLFFGVFMLYISNKISVL